In the Muricauda sp. MAR_2010_75 genome, one interval contains:
- a CDS encoding very short patch repair endonuclease, with translation MKTFVYSHMPKKYKKERIQVPRFNEESGFYTTPERSKIMGKIRGKNTKPELAFRKALWQAGYRYRIDYKKLIGKPDIALKKYKTVIFIDGEFWHGYNWEERKHKIKSNREFWIPKIERNIQRDEEVNEALEKMGYTVFRFWETEVKKDLERCLQKVLKVLKEHQADD, from the coding sequence TTGAAAACCTTCGTATATTCCCATATGCCCAAAAAATACAAGAAAGAGCGCATCCAAGTCCCTCGGTTCAATGAGGAGAGTGGATTTTATACCACCCCTGAGCGCTCCAAGATCATGGGCAAGATCCGGGGGAAGAACACCAAACCCGAATTGGCTTTTAGGAAAGCACTTTGGCAAGCTGGATATCGGTATCGTATCGATTACAAGAAACTCATTGGGAAGCCGGACATCGCCCTGAAAAAATATAAGACCGTGATCTTTATTGATGGAGAGTTCTGGCATGGGTACAATTGGGAGGAACGAAAGCACAAAATCAAAAGCAACCGCGAATTCTGGATCCCTAAAATTGAACGTAACATCCAGCGGGACGAGGAGGTGAACGAAGCATTGGAAAAAATGGGCTATACCGTGTTTCGATTTTGGGAAACCGAAGTGAAAAAAGATTTGGAACGTTGCTTGCAAAAAGTACTGAAAGTATTAAAAGAACATCAGGCCGATGATTGA
- a CDS encoding fumarate reductase/succinate dehydrogenase flavoprotein subunit, translating to MGILDSKVPSGPLADKWTKHKNDINLVNPANKRNIDIIVVGTGLAGGAAAATLAELGYNVKTFCYQDSPRRAHSIAAQGGINAAKNYQGDGDSNYRLFYDTIKGGDYRSREANVYRLAEVSGNIIDQCVAQGVPFAREYGGMLDNRSFGGVLVSRTFYAKGQTGQQLLLGAYAAMNRQINRGKIQSFTRHEMMDLVLVDGKARGIIARDLVTGEIERHSGHAVVLATGGYGNVFFLSTNAMGSNVMAAWRAHRKGAFFANPCFTQIHPTCIPVSGEHQSKLTLMSESLRNDGRIWVPKKMEDAVAIREGKLKPTEIAEEDRDYYLERRYPAFGNLVPRDVASRAAKERCDAGFGVNKTGEAVYLDFASAIKRYGKEKALTSGIKNPDEATIIKLGEEVIEAKYGNLFQMYEKIVDQNPYKTPMMIYPAVHYTMGGLWVDYNLQTTIPGCYAAGEANFSDHGANRLGASALMQGLADGYFVLPYTIGDYLSHDIRTGKIPTDSEAFDEAEKQVCERMEKLMSGTGIHSVDYYHKKLGKIMWNKCGMARNAKELEEAIKEIAALRKDFWENVKVPGTIDSKNQELEKAGRVADFLELGELFAKDALHRNESCGGHFREEYQTEEGEALRDDKNFKYVAAWEYKGEPKDAKLHKEDLVYENIELKTRSYK from the coding sequence ATGGGCATATTGGATTCAAAAGTTCCATCTGGGCCACTGGCCGATAAATGGACCAAACATAAAAATGACATAAATCTTGTTAACCCTGCAAACAAAAGGAACATCGATATTATTGTTGTGGGAACAGGATTGGCAGGCGGTGCTGCCGCTGCAACTCTGGCCGAGTTGGGGTACAACGTAAAGACTTTCTGCTACCAGGATTCTCCACGTAGGGCGCACTCCATTGCTGCCCAAGGAGGTATCAATGCAGCCAAGAATTATCAAGGGGATGGTGACAGTAACTATCGTCTGTTCTACGATACCATAAAAGGAGGTGACTACCGCTCGCGTGAAGCCAATGTATACCGCTTGGCCGAAGTATCTGGAAATATCATTGACCAATGTGTGGCTCAAGGCGTTCCTTTTGCTCGAGAATATGGGGGCATGTTGGACAACCGTTCCTTCGGTGGGGTTTTGGTTTCAAGAACCTTCTACGCCAAAGGGCAGACCGGACAGCAATTGTTGTTGGGGGCCTACGCCGCTATGAACCGACAAATCAATCGAGGTAAGATTCAATCGTTTACCCGTCATGAAATGATGGATTTGGTTCTGGTGGATGGCAAAGCTCGTGGAATTATAGCCCGTGATTTGGTAACTGGTGAAATTGAACGACATAGTGGTCATGCTGTTGTGTTGGCCACAGGAGGTTATGGAAATGTGTTCTTCCTCTCCACAAATGCCATGGGAAGCAATGTAATGGCCGCTTGGCGGGCGCACCGTAAGGGGGCCTTCTTTGCTAACCCTTGTTTTACGCAAATCCACCCAACATGTATTCCCGTGTCCGGTGAGCATCAATCAAAATTGACTTTGATGTCCGAATCCCTTCGGAATGATGGACGTATTTGGGTACCAAAGAAAATGGAAGATGCCGTTGCCATTCGGGAAGGCAAATTGAAGCCAACAGAGATTGCCGAAGAAGATAGAGATTACTATTTGGAGCGAAGATACCCAGCGTTTGGTAACCTAGTGCCTCGTGATGTGGCCTCAAGAGCTGCCAAGGAACGTTGCGATGCCGGATTTGGGGTAAACAAAACAGGTGAAGCTGTTTATTTGGATTTCGCATCGGCGATTAAGCGATATGGAAAAGAAAAAGCCTTGACCTCCGGTATTAAAAATCCAGACGAAGCTACCATTATAAAATTGGGTGAAGAAGTTATCGAGGCTAAATACGGCAACCTCTTCCAGATGTATGAAAAAATTGTAGATCAAAATCCATATAAAACCCCAATGATGATCTATCCTGCGGTACATTATACCATGGGAGGTCTTTGGGTGGATTATAACCTGCAAACTACTATCCCCGGATGTTATGCGGCTGGTGAAGCCAACTTTAGCGACCATGGGGCCAACCGTTTGGGTGCTTCGGCCTTGATGCAAGGTCTGGCTGATGGTTACTTTGTACTACCGTACACTATCGGGGATTATTTGTCCCATGATATCCGTACCGGAAAAATCCCGACGGATTCCGAAGCATTTGATGAAGCTGAAAAGCAAGTCTGTGAACGCATGGAGAAACTGATGTCCGGCACCGGAATCCACTCCGTGGATTACTATCACAAAAAGTTGGGCAAGATCATGTGGAACAAGTGCGGTATGGCCCGAAATGCAAAAGAGCTTGAAGAAGCCATCAAGGAAATTGCAGCGCTTCGTAAAGATTTCTGGGAAAATGTAAAAGTTCCGGGAACCATCGATTCCAAAAATCAAGAATTGGAAAAAGCGGGACGCGTGGCCGACTTCTTGGAACTGGGTGAACTGTTCGCCAAAGATGCTTTGCACCGAAACGAATCGTGTGGGGGTCACTTCCGCGAAGAGTACCAGACCGAGGAAGGGGAGGCACTCCGAGATGACAAGAACTTTAAATATGTGGCCGCTTGGGAATACAAGGGCGAGCCCAAAGATGCCAAGTTGCACAAAGAGGATTTGGTGTATGAGAATATTGAATTAAAAACAAGGAGTTATAAATAG
- a CDS encoding succinate dehydrogenase/fumarate reductase iron-sulfur subunit, with protein sequence MKLYLKIWRQKDASSPGKIVDYTLDGVEGDMSFLEMLDILNEELVSKGEEPVEFDHDCREGICGTCSLQINGEPHGPDRLVTTCQLHMRKFNDGDTIVIEPFKAKAFPVIKDLIVDRSAFERIQQAGGYISVNTSGNTVDANAIPINKHDADEAMDAATCIGCGACVAACKNASAMLFTSAKVSQFALLPQGRIEAVERVQNMVRQMDLEGFGNCTNTGACEVECPKGISLTNIARMNREYLSASLKG encoded by the coding sequence ATGAAATTATATCTAAAAATATGGCGTCAAAAAGACGCATCTTCACCAGGTAAAATAGTTGATTATACCCTTGACGGTGTAGAAGGTGATATGTCTTTCTTGGAAATGCTGGATATCCTAAATGAAGAGTTGGTTTCCAAAGGAGAAGAGCCCGTGGAATTTGACCATGACTGTAGAGAGGGTATCTGCGGGACCTGTTCCTTGCAAATCAACGGAGAACCGCACGGCCCAGACCGATTGGTAACTACCTGCCAATTGCACATGCGTAAATTCAATGACGGCGATACGATTGTCATTGAGCCATTTAAAGCCAAGGCATTCCCGGTCATCAAAGATTTAATCGTGGACCGAAGCGCTTTTGAGAGAATTCAACAAGCTGGCGGTTATATTTCTGTGAACACTTCCGGAAACACTGTGGATGCCAATGCCATTCCCATTAACAAACACGACGCGGACGAAGCTATGGACGCCGCTACCTGCATTGGTTGTGGGGCTTGTGTAGCCGCTTGTAAAAACGCCAGTGCCATGTTGTTCACCTCAGCCAAAGTTTCGCAGTTTGCGTTGTTGCCACAAGGTAGAATTGAGGCGGTGGAGCGCGTTCAAAATATGGTCCGTCAAATGGACTTGGAAGGTTTTGGAAATTGTACCAACACCGGTGCTTGCGAAGTGGAGTGTCCTAAAGGCATTTCATTGACCAACATTGCCCGAATGAATCGTGAATATCTATCTGCTTCGTTGAAGGGATAG
- a CDS encoding succinate dehydrogenase cytochrome b subunit, with protein sequence MSGLIKSSIARKVVMALSGLFLVVFLTQHFTINITSVIDPETFNSWSHFMGYNPLVQFVLQPILIAGVIIHFVMGFALEIQNKKARGGSYVKYKGSANAPWVSRNMIYSGLVVLAFLVLHFYDFWVHEMAYKYIEVSPEDPTRYYHETVEKFEPFWRTILYVVAFVLLALHLWHGFASSFQSMGWNNKYTPAVKTFTKIFSVVIPLGFAFIALYHHFNPITH encoded by the coding sequence ATGAGTGGATTGATAAAATCTTCAATTGCCCGCAAAGTGGTAATGGCGCTTTCGGGTCTTTTTTTGGTTGTTTTTCTCACACAACATTTTACCATTAATATTACTTCGGTCATAGATCCGGAAACTTTTAACTCTTGGTCCCATTTTATGGGATACAACCCTTTGGTACAATTTGTACTGCAGCCTATTTTGATTGCGGGCGTAATCATCCATTTTGTAATGGGTTTTGCGCTTGAAATTCAGAACAAAAAAGCCAGGGGAGGCAGTTATGTAAAGTACAAGGGCAGTGCCAATGCACCTTGGGTTTCCCGAAACATGATCTATTCCGGATTGGTGGTGCTTGCTTTCTTGGTATTGCACTTCTACGATTTCTGGGTACATGAGATGGCCTACAAATACATTGAGGTTTCCCCGGAAGATCCCACCCGATACTACCACGAAACCGTAGAAAAGTTTGAGCCGTTCTGGAGAACCATTCTTTACGTAGTGGCTTTTGTATTGTTGGCTCTTCACCTATGGCATGGGTTTGCTTCCTCGTTCCAAAGTATGGGATGGAACAACAAATACACGCCTGCCGTAAAGACATTCACTAAAATATTTTCGGTGGTCATTCCTTTGGGCTTTGCATTCATCGCCCTGTATCACCACTTTAACCCAATAACACATTAA
- a CDS encoding methionine aminotransferase, with protein sequence MIEPTSKLPQVGTTIFTTINQLARAHNAINLSQGFPNFDPDPELLELVSEAFKKGHNQYAPMQGVLSLREAISEKIERLYGHYYHPESEITITAGATQAIFTTIAAFIRPEDEVIVIEPAFDCYEPAISLFGAKSIPLPLEGNDFKMNWSAFRSTISPKTKMVIINTPHNPTGTIWSENDMLQLQEILRDTNIILLSDEVYEHIVFDGELHESVAKYPDLAARSVICSSFGKTFHATGWKVGYCVAPKPLMLEFQKVHQFNVFSVNHAMQIALAEYLKNPQHYVNLGGFYQEKRDVFLNTIKGSRFKMVPSAGTYFQLLDYSDITNEKDTVFAERLIKEHKLASIPVSVFCKADYDKKFLRFCFAKTNDVLEKASEILNSI encoded by the coding sequence ATGATTGAACCAACATCTAAACTGCCACAGGTAGGCACAACCATTTTTACAACCATTAATCAACTGGCCCGTGCCCATAATGCCATAAATCTATCCCAGGGATTTCCCAATTTTGATCCAGACCCAGAGCTTCTTGAGTTGGTAAGTGAGGCTTTTAAAAAAGGGCATAATCAATATGCCCCCATGCAAGGGGTGCTTTCCCTTCGGGAAGCCATATCTGAGAAAATTGAGCGTTTGTATGGCCACTATTATCACCCCGAATCTGAAATCACCATTACAGCCGGGGCAACTCAGGCTATTTTTACCACCATTGCTGCTTTTATTCGGCCAGAAGATGAGGTCATCGTCATAGAACCCGCCTTTGATTGCTACGAACCGGCCATTTCCCTTTTTGGAGCCAAAAGTATTCCGTTGCCACTAGAGGGAAACGATTTTAAGATGAATTGGAGTGCCTTCAGGTCAACGATAAGCCCAAAGACCAAAATGGTCATCATCAACACGCCGCATAATCCTACGGGCACCATTTGGTCTGAAAATGATATGCTCCAGCTTCAAGAAATTTTAAGGGATACCAATATCATCTTATTGAGCGATGAGGTGTATGAGCATATCGTTTTTGATGGAGAGCTGCATGAGAGCGTGGCTAAATATCCAGATTTGGCGGCTCGAAGTGTCATCTGCTCTTCGTTTGGAAAAACATTTCATGCCACGGGTTGGAAAGTGGGGTATTGCGTGGCCCCAAAACCCTTGATGCTGGAATTCCAAAAAGTACATCAGTTCAATGTGTTTTCAGTGAACCATGCGATGCAGATTGCATTAGCTGAATATTTAAAAAATCCACAGCATTACGTAAACCTCGGTGGTTTTTATCAGGAGAAAAGGGATGTCTTTTTAAATACGATAAAAGGCTCCCGATTCAAAATGGTTCCTTCGGCTGGCACGTATTTTCAATTATTGGATTATTCGGATATCACGAACGAAAAAGATACAGTCTTTGCGGAACGATTGATAAAGGAGCATAAGCTTGCGAGCATTCCGGTCTCTGTATTTTGCAAAGCAGATTATGACAAGAAATTCCTGCGGTTTTGCTTTGCGAAGACCAACGACGTTTTGGAAAAAGCTTCGGAAATCTTGAATTCAATTTGA
- a CDS encoding RimK family alpha-L-glutamate ligase — protein MKRFCYIDLRRLFISKLVGKESILGFLTDITEDFNQPNAMDIAILSVSLNVHSTRRIAQEAQEAGHYIEMIDHTKCSVKLGADKPQIYLDDEDITDEFDAIIPRIGTTVTRHGAAIVKQFEMNHIFSTARSLGITRARNKVRTLQIMARKGIPIPETVFSINPHNVEDQIKLLGGGPVIIKLQEGTQGKGVMLAESKKSAKSIIDTLYNMNTSILLQEYIEEAHGEDLRIIVVGNKVVASMKRTSHMDDFRSNVHRGAETEAVKLTPKEKFIAINATKHLGLGVAGVDLIRSKKGPLLIEVNASPGLKGIEAATNVNVAKHIIQFVEKNGRRKRK, from the coding sequence ATGAAAAGGTTTTGTTACATTGATTTGCGGAGACTATTCATTTCAAAATTAGTAGGGAAGGAATCTATTCTAGGATTTTTGACCGATATTACAGAAGATTTTAACCAACCTAATGCCATGGACATTGCCATTTTATCCGTAAGCCTCAATGTACATTCCACAAGAAGGATAGCTCAAGAAGCACAGGAGGCGGGGCATTATATTGAAATGATCGACCACACAAAATGCTCTGTAAAGTTGGGTGCGGACAAGCCCCAAATTTATTTGGATGATGAAGACATCACCGATGAGTTTGATGCCATTATTCCTCGAATTGGCACTACGGTCACAAGACATGGCGCAGCCATTGTCAAGCAATTTGAGATGAACCATATCTTTAGTACGGCCAGGTCATTGGGAATTACCCGGGCTCGGAATAAAGTTCGGACGTTGCAGATTATGGCCAGAAAGGGAATTCCCATACCGGAAACCGTGTTTTCCATCAATCCCCATAATGTTGAAGACCAGATCAAACTTTTGGGAGGAGGACCGGTCATCATAAAATTACAGGAAGGTACCCAAGGCAAAGGGGTGATGTTGGCCGAGAGCAAGAAATCGGCAAAATCCATTATCGATACCTTATACAATATGAACACCAGTATTCTGCTACAGGAATATATTGAAGAGGCCCATGGCGAGGACCTTCGGATTATTGTGGTGGGCAACAAAGTGGTGGCCAGCATGAAGCGGACCAGCCATATGGATGACTTCAGGTCCAATGTACATCGCGGTGCGGAGACAGAAGCGGTAAAATTGACTCCAAAAGAGAAATTCATCGCAATAAATGCCACCAAGCACTTGGGGCTTGGAGTGGCTGGGGTGGACCTTATCCGCTCCAAAAAAGGACCTTTGCTGATAGAGGTCAATGCTTCACCGGGTTTAAAAGGAATTGAAGCTGCAACCAATGTAAATGTTGCCAAACATATTATTCAGTTTGTAGAAAAGAATGGGCGCAGAAAACGAAAATAA
- a CDS encoding succinylglutamate desuccinylase/aspartoacylase family protein, which translates to MGAENENKTLTINGETIAPGENKLLQLNIARLPTGTLIDIPVHVFNGKRAGPTVLVQAGLHGDEINGVETLRRMLQENKFAIKKGAVIVVPILNIFGFIHFSRDVPDGKDVNRSFPGRKTGSLASRIAHTYTEQILPQVDFGIDLHTGGSQRHNHPQARYTSGDAQSEALAKAFNAPFYFASKLITGSFRKATYKMGIPTMVYESGESMRFDENAIAIGMRGVENVFQFLGMVSKGKKVKQEPSIHLESTRWIRAPRAGMFIPQVGNGEAVNKGQVLGLTTDTFTKKNKKVKAPYDGHVICVNHQAVVNQGDALFHIGR; encoded by the coding sequence ATGGGCGCAGAAAACGAAAATAAGACGCTGACCATAAATGGTGAAACCATTGCTCCGGGAGAAAATAAACTGTTGCAATTGAACATTGCGCGACTTCCAACCGGTACTTTGATAGATATTCCCGTGCATGTATTCAATGGCAAAAGGGCGGGGCCAACCGTTTTGGTCCAAGCGGGATTGCATGGCGATGAGATCAATGGTGTGGAGACTTTACGAAGGATGCTTCAAGAAAACAAATTCGCCATAAAAAAGGGAGCCGTGATTGTAGTACCGATTCTAAACATATTCGGATTTATCCATTTTTCTAGGGATGTGCCAGACGGGAAGGATGTAAACCGGAGTTTTCCGGGGCGGAAGACAGGATCATTGGCCAGTCGGATTGCCCATACCTACACCGAACAGATTTTACCCCAAGTCGATTTTGGCATAGACCTGCATACGGGAGGAAGCCAACGGCACAATCATCCACAGGCAAGGTATACCTCAGGAGATGCCCAAAGTGAAGCCTTGGCCAAAGCATTCAATGCCCCATTTTATTTTGCCTCGAAATTGATAACTGGTTCTTTTCGGAAGGCCACGTATAAAATGGGAATTCCTACCATGGTCTATGAGTCAGGGGAGAGTATGCGCTTTGATGAAAATGCCATAGCCATAGGGATGCGTGGGGTGGAAAATGTGTTTCAATTTTTGGGGATGGTATCAAAAGGAAAAAAGGTAAAGCAAGAACCATCTATTCATCTGGAATCCACTCGTTGGATTCGGGCACCACGAGCTGGAATGTTTATTCCGCAAGTGGGCAACGGCGAGGCTGTGAACAAAGGTCAGGTTTTGGGACTGACCACGGATACATTTACCAAAAAGAACAAAAAAGTAAAGGCACCTTATGATGGACACGTCATCTGCGTTAACCATCAAGCCGTGGTAAACCAAGGGGATGCGCTATTCCACATAGGGCGTTAA